The following proteins are encoded in a genomic region of Cardinium endosymbiont of Culicoides punctatus:
- a CDS encoding ankyrin repeat domain-containing protein: protein MQLSFNFKLNRHILYAFILSLLVLTTGCVQQTEMATSNIRSQIKQPNEGKVFPTLETGKITKKKDIPVNINNRSTALHIAIENRNWPVIKWLLFNVKANVHAKNEYGNTPLHIATEKGNILVISWLLRLGANVNAKNKDGATSLHIAIQNCNWPIVDWLIFEGKANVNAEKEYENAPLHTATEKGNAIIMYHLLKLGANVHAKNKDGETPLHIATQNNDLLAMEILINNGADVDTFNNNGTTPVHIAAKMGYVAALKRLLKCNPDITKTDMIGNTPLHLAAEKGHKEIVEILIQHGYSPFSKDCCGNTPYFSNSDQI from the coding sequence GTGCAATTATCATTTAATTTTAAATTAAACAGGCATATTTTATATGCTTTTATACTAAGCCTATTAGTGCTAACTACTGGTTGTGTTCAACAAACAGAAATGGCTACATCGAATATCCGTTCTCAAATAAAACAACCGAATGAAGGTAAAGTGTTCCCTACACTAGAAACAGGAAAAATAACAAAAAAAAAGGATATTCCTGTAAATATAAATAATAGATCCACTGCGCTTCATATAGCAATTGAAAATCGTAATTGGCCAGTCATCAAGTGGTTACTATTTAACGTAAAAGCTAATGTGCATGCAAAAAACGAATATGGAAACACTCCTCTTCATATAGCAACCGAAAAAGGGAATATACTAGTCATAAGTTGGCTACTTAGACTTGGTGCTAATGTGAATGCAAAAAATAAAGATGGAGCAACTTCTCTTCATATAGCAATTCAAAATTGTAATTGGCCAATCGTAGATTGGCTAATATTTGAGGGAAAGGCTAATGTAAATGCAGAAAAAGAATATGAAAACGCTCCTCTTCATACAGCAACTGAAAAAGGTAATGCAATAATCATGTATCATCTACTTAAACTCGGTGCTAATGTGCATGCAAAAAATAAAGATGGAGAAACCCCTCTTCATATAGCAACTCAAAATAATGATTTACTAGCGATGGAGATACTAATTAACAATGGTGCTGATGTGGATACATTCAATAATAATGGTACCACTCCTGTGCATATTGCAGCTAAAATGGGGTATGTTGCAGCTCTTAAAAGATTATTAAAATGCAACCCTGATATTACGAAAACAGATATGATAGGAAACACTCCACTGCATCTTGCAGCCGAAAAAGGGCATAAAGAAATTGTTGAAATATTAATTCAACATGGTTATAGTCCATTTTCAAAGGACTGCTGTGGCAATACTCCTTATTTTAGCAATTCAGACCAGATATGA
- the aspS gene encoding aspartate--tRNA(Asn) ligase has translation MYQLSEIKNLSVSNEQEVVRLRGRVFSKKDCGRVLFLILRDGIDTLQAVALKQRESVSTPLSLDDYNVLRKIENESFIEIVGKVYCAEKPVLACSQKSIELEINSYTILSRSVLDLPITLKEASITEEKKNDNPQLPSIQFFKRLDNRVLDLRTQLTQSIMRMNDGFLFYIQKYFRENKFIEIKTPKLIGGASEGGADVFKVDYFGKPACLAQSPQLYKQMAIIGDMKRVFEIGPVFRAENSNTNRHLTEFVGVDLEMVIDQTYMEVVHVLYAMFVYVFERLSETYKKELEIIQTFFDLPQLTLASELVTIEFSDAVALLRAHGKEIGDFDDFSSEDEKSLGAIVKEKYKTDLYVVTRYPSNVRPFYTMPDSQDHRYSNSYDFMLRGEEILSGAQRVHDYVMLTERVAALGIDPNTIRHYLDAFKYGAPPHAGAGIGLERILRYFLGLSDIRYCSLFPRDPKRLYP, from the coding sequence ATGTATCAACTTTCAGAGATAAAAAATCTTTCTGTTTCAAATGAGCAAGAGGTGGTTAGACTTAGGGGACGTGTTTTCTCTAAAAAAGACTGTGGTAGGGTGTTGTTTTTGATTTTGCGAGATGGCATAGATACTTTGCAAGCTGTCGCACTAAAACAAAGAGAAAGTGTGAGCACTCCTTTATCTTTAGATGACTATAACGTGTTACGTAAAATAGAGAATGAATCTTTTATTGAAATAGTTGGCAAAGTCTATTGTGCAGAAAAACCTGTACTAGCCTGTTCACAAAAATCTATTGAATTGGAGATTAACAGTTATACTATTCTTAGTAGGTCTGTGTTAGATTTACCTATTACGCTCAAAGAAGCTTCTATAACAGAAGAGAAAAAAAATGACAACCCACAGTTACCCTCCATTCAGTTTTTTAAACGGTTAGATAATCGTGTGTTGGATTTGCGCACACAGCTTACCCAGTCTATCATGCGTATGAATGATGGATTTCTTTTTTATATTCAAAAATATTTTCGGGAAAACAAATTTATAGAAATCAAAACCCCAAAGCTAATAGGTGGTGCCTCAGAAGGTGGTGCGGATGTATTTAAGGTCGATTATTTTGGTAAACCTGCCTGTTTGGCACAAAGTCCTCAGTTGTATAAACAAATGGCTATTATTGGTGACATGAAGCGGGTATTCGAAATAGGCCCAGTCTTTCGTGCAGAAAACTCCAATACGAATAGACATCTTACAGAGTTTGTGGGTGTGGATCTTGAGATGGTCATTGATCAAACCTATATGGAAGTAGTTCATGTACTTTATGCTATGTTTGTATATGTATTTGAAAGGTTGAGTGAAACATACAAGAAGGAGCTAGAAATTATACAAACTTTTTTTGATCTTCCCCAGCTTACCCTTGCATCGGAATTAGTCACCATTGAATTTTCGGATGCTGTCGCATTATTAAGAGCACATGGCAAAGAGATTGGCGATTTTGATGATTTTTCTTCAGAGGATGAGAAAAGCTTAGGTGCTATTGTAAAAGAAAAGTATAAAACAGATTTATATGTAGTTACCAGATACCCATCCAATGTGCGTCCATTTTATACCATGCCTGATTCACAAGATCATAGATATTCTAACTCCTATGATTTTATGTTGCGGGGAGAGGAGATTCTTTCCGGAGCACAACGTGTACATGATTATGTTATGTTAACTGAGCGCGTAGCTGCATTGGGCATAGATCCCAATACCATACGTCACTATCTTGATGCATTCAAGTATGGTGCACCTCCTCATGCCGGTGCTGGTATTGGTTTAGAGCGTATTTTACGGTATTTCTTAGGGCTTTCAGATATCCGTTATTGTAGCCTATTCCCTCGTGATCCTAAACGATTGTATCCTTAG